One Streptomyces hundungensis DNA segment encodes these proteins:
- a CDS encoding response regulator produces MRVVIAEDSSILRDGLVQLLEMRGVEVAAAVQDAQALLAAVTEHRPDAAVVDIRLPPTQTDEGLRAAVQIRRTAPDTGVLIFSQYVETKYAAQLIGDGGAGVGYLLKERVVDIGEFVNALERVAAGGTALDPEVVAQLFGASRRAAALDKLTPREREVLGLMAEGRTNHAIAEGFGVSERAVEKHIANIFTKLDLPPSESGHRRVLAVLRYLDRDAT; encoded by the coding sequence ATGCGCGTCGTCATCGCCGAGGACTCCTCGATCCTGCGCGACGGACTCGTGCAGCTGCTGGAAATGCGGGGAGTGGAGGTCGCGGCCGCGGTCCAGGACGCGCAGGCACTGCTCGCGGCGGTCACCGAACACCGCCCGGACGCGGCGGTCGTGGACATCCGGCTCCCGCCGACGCAGACGGACGAGGGGTTGCGTGCGGCCGTGCAGATCCGCCGCACCGCGCCGGACACCGGGGTGCTGATCTTCTCGCAGTATGTGGAGACCAAGTACGCGGCGCAGCTCATCGGGGACGGTGGGGCGGGGGTCGGTTACCTCCTGAAGGAACGCGTCGTGGACATCGGGGAGTTCGTGAACGCGCTGGAGCGGGTCGCGGCCGGCGGCACCGCCCTGGATCCGGAGGTGGTGGCCCAACTGTTCGGGGCGAGCCGGCGGGCCGCAGCGCTCGACAAGCTCACCCCGCGCGAGCGCGAGGTGCTCGGCCTGATGGCGGAGGGCCGCACCAACCACGCCATCGCCGAGGGGTTCGGGGTGTCGGAGCGAGCGGTGGAGAAACACATCGCGAACATCTTCACCAAGCTGGACCTGCCGCCCTCGGAGTCGGGCCACCGACGGGTGCTCGCGGTCCTGCGCTATCTGGACCGCGACGCGACCTGA
- a CDS encoding gamma-glutamylcyclotransferase family protein, which produces MTSAAGPPPPLPFFVYGTLRPGERYHRRFLRGRTLRERPALLHGALLYEGPGYPYAIAGNGTITGTLIEVHPADHAELLAALDGLEEYRGPGHPRNLYDRLVREAVVDGRCTRAWVYLAAPRLARELLAHGVAIPGGDWLSRPARPAPPGPRTP; this is translated from the coding sequence ATGACCTCCGCCGCCGGGCCCCCGCCCCCGCTCCCCTTCTTCGTGTACGGCACGCTCCGCCCGGGCGAGCGCTACCACCGGCGCTTCCTGCGCGGCCGTACCCTCCGCGAGCGCCCCGCGCTCCTGCACGGCGCCCTCCTGTACGAGGGCCCCGGCTACCCCTACGCCATAGCCGGGAACGGCACGATCACGGGCACCCTTATCGAGGTCCACCCCGCCGACCACGCCGAACTCCTCGCGGCGCTGGATGGGTTGGAGGAGTACCGAGGGCCCGGCCACCCCCGCAACCTTTACGACCGCCTGGTGCGCGAGGCGGTCGTCGACGGGCGGTGCACGCGGGCCTGGGTCTATCTGGCCGCCCCACGCCTCGCCCGCGAGCTGCTCGCCCACGGCGTGGCGATCCCCGGCGGCGACTGGCTCAGCCGGCCGGCGCGGCCCGCTCCACCCGGACCGCGCACGCCTTAA
- a CDS encoding class F sortase, with translation MVVAAFVGLWLIEHGLESVEPPRPSAAEAFTAGPAAAGDGVGAHPPAGSAARARLVAPPPDGLPPSAPVRIRIASIGVDAPVMRLGLGPDHSLDVPPPGSTQMAGWYKDGAAPGATGTAVMAGHVDDTRGPAVFYALGALKKGTRVEVSREDGRTAVFDIDAVEVYENEAFPDTKVYGAAARPELRLITCGGGFSKKTGYRGNVVAFAHLTGVVEATAPGNPAGAH, from the coding sequence GTGGTGGTTGCCGCGTTCGTAGGGCTCTGGCTGATCGAGCACGGCCTGGAATCCGTGGAGCCGCCGCGGCCGTCGGCGGCCGAGGCGTTCACGGCGGGGCCGGCAGCCGCCGGTGACGGCGTCGGCGCCCACCCCCCGGCGGGCTCCGCCGCGCGGGCCCGGCTCGTTGCCCCGCCGCCCGACGGCCTGCCGCCTTCGGCGCCCGTGCGGATCAGGATCGCCTCGATCGGGGTGGACGCGCCGGTGATGCGCCTCGGGCTCGGCCCGGACCACAGCCTGGACGTGCCGCCCCCGGGGAGCACCCAGATGGCCGGCTGGTACAAGGACGGCGCTGCGCCGGGCGCCACGGGCACCGCCGTGATGGCCGGCCACGTCGACGACACCCGCGGCCCCGCCGTGTTCTACGCGCTCGGCGCCCTGAAGAAGGGCACCCGGGTCGAGGTCTCCCGCGAGGACGGGCGGACCGCGGTCTTCGACATCGACGCGGTCGAGGTGTACGAGAACGAGGCGTTCCCGGACACCAAGGTGTACGGGGCCGCCGCGCGGCCGGAGCTGCGGTTGATCACCTGCGGCGGCGGCTTCTCGAAGAAGACCGGCTACCGGGGCAATGTGGTCGCCTTCGCCCATCTGACCGGGGTCGTCGAGGCCACCGCGCCGGGCAACCCGGCCGGAGCCCACTGA
- a CDS encoding NADPH-dependent FMN reductase codes for MDITTAEQAAPRLTVIIASNREGRFAPVVADWFLARAREHQGLDIEVLDLAETELPTALSHQPSPAVQAQLAVISPKLADADAFVVITPEYNHSFPAALKNLIDWHFVQWQAKPVGFVSYGGISGGLRAVEQLRQVFAETHSVTVRDTVSFQHVHGLFDENGEHREPSQADAAVKKMLDQVAWWAHALRQAKAVRPYAG; via the coding sequence ATGGACATCACCACGGCCGAACAGGCCGCTCCCCGCCTCACCGTCATCATCGCCTCCAACCGCGAGGGCCGGTTCGCCCCGGTCGTCGCCGACTGGTTCCTCGCCCGGGCCCGCGAACACCAGGGCCTCGACATCGAGGTGCTCGACCTCGCCGAAACCGAGCTGCCGACCGCCCTCTCCCACCAGCCCTCGCCCGCCGTACAGGCCCAACTCGCCGTCATCTCACCCAAGTTGGCGGACGCCGACGCCTTCGTCGTGATCACTCCCGAGTACAACCACTCCTTCCCCGCCGCCCTCAAGAACCTGATCGACTGGCACTTCGTGCAGTGGCAGGCCAAGCCGGTCGGCTTCGTCTCGTACGGCGGGATCTCCGGCGGTCTGCGCGCGGTCGAGCAGCTGCGGCAGGTCTTCGCCGAAACGCACTCCGTCACGGTGCGGGACACGGTCAGCTTCCAGCATGTGCACGGCCTCTTCGACGAGAACGGCGAGCACCGGGAGCCCTCGCAGGCGGACGCGGCGGTGAAGAAGATGCTCGACCAGGTGGCGTGGTGGGCGCACGCCCTGCGCCAGGCGAAGGCGGTGCGGCCGTACGCCGGTTGA
- a CDS encoding NAD(P)/FAD-dependent oxidoreductase, producing the protein MSTDIVVIGGGTAGARLARHVPVTVIGEETHAPYNRVLLAEVLAGRYGPEVIALPPVPVRRGVRAVRIDRAARRVHCDDGSAVPYGRLVLATGSNPVLPPLRGLREGRLPEGVHPFRTLDDALALRERARPGTRAVVIGGGLLGVMAARALAECGAQVVLAQQGERLMERQLDVGASLLVRAHLELLGVEVHTECRVRGLTGPAGTDVELADGFVLGAELVVLATGVRPRTGLALDAGLDVRQGVVVDDELRTSDPYIHAVGDCAEHRGTVYGLAGPALEQADALGALLSTGRGSYAGTRGLTRLTLGGPRPLDLAAFGEPTPRPGDDVAHLADATRGAYRKVVVRGDRLVGGVLLGDLGAVGALARTWEGDEPVPDAPLLHLLTHDGGS; encoded by the coding sequence ATGAGTACGGACATCGTGGTGATCGGCGGCGGCACAGCGGGTGCCCGTCTGGCCCGGCATGTCCCGGTGACCGTCATCGGCGAGGAGACCCACGCCCCGTACAACCGGGTGCTCCTCGCGGAGGTCCTCGCCGGGCGGTACGGGCCCGAGGTGATCGCGCTGCCGCCGGTTCCGGTGCGGCGCGGGGTGCGGGCGGTGCGGATCGACCGCGCGGCGCGCAGGGTGCACTGCGACGACGGGAGCGCCGTCCCCTATGGGCGCCTCGTGCTCGCGACCGGATCGAACCCGGTGCTGCCGCCGCTGCGGGGGCTGCGCGAGGGGCGGCTGCCCGAGGGCGTCCACCCCTTCCGCACGCTCGACGACGCCCTCGCACTGCGCGAGAGGGCCCGCCCGGGCACGCGTGCGGTGGTGATCGGTGGCGGGTTGCTCGGCGTCATGGCCGCCCGGGCGCTCGCCGAGTGCGGCGCCCAGGTCGTGCTGGCCCAGCAGGGCGAGCGGCTGATGGAGCGCCAACTCGACGTCGGGGCATCCCTGTTGGTCCGTGCCCACCTCGAACTGCTCGGAGTGGAGGTGCACACCGAGTGCCGGGTGCGGGGCCTGACCGGCCCGGCCGGCACCGACGTGGAACTCGCCGACGGATTCGTCCTGGGCGCCGAACTCGTCGTGCTGGCCACCGGCGTACGCCCCCGCACCGGGCTCGCGCTCGACGCCGGCCTCGACGTCCGCCAGGGCGTCGTCGTCGATGACGAGCTGCGCACTTCGGACCCGTACATCCACGCCGTCGGCGACTGCGCCGAGCACCGGGGAACGGTGTACGGGCTCGCGGGCCCGGCGCTCGAACAGGCCGACGCGCTGGGCGCGTTGCTGTCCACCGGGCGCGGTTCCTACGCCGGGACGCGCGGTCTGACCCGGCTCACCCTGGGCGGTCCGCGCCCGCTGGACCTCGCCGCGTTCGGCGAGCCCACGCCCCGCCCCGGTGACGACGTGGCGCATCTCGCGGACGCGACCCGGGGCGCCTACCGCAAGGTCGTCGTGCGCGGCGACCGCCTGGTCGGGGGCGTACTCCTCGGCGATCTCGGGGCGGTCGGGGCGCTCGCCCGGACCTGGGAGGGCGACGAGCCCGTACCGGACGCGCCCCTGCTCCACCTACTCACCCACGACGGAGGTTCCTGA
- the nirB gene encoding nitrite reductase large subunit NirB — protein MRGAPPRLRPGPPHLVLRGEDARRTEPRPEDFMLRHGIELYVDDPAESIDRAARTVTARSGRTFAYDTLVMATGSYPFVPPVPGKDLPGCFVYRTIEDLLAIEAYAKTATTGAVVGGGLLGLEAAGALSGLGLATHIVEFAPRLMPVQVDEGGGAALLRTIENMGLTVHTGVGTQEITADDEGRVNGMTLSDSSHLSTDLVVFSAGVRPRDQLARDCGLDVGERGGIVVDEQCRTSDPAVFAIGECALAADGRVYGLVAPGYDMAETAADTIAAVGGRAFSGADLSTKLKLLGVDVASFGDAHGTADGCLDVVYSDSRSGVYKKLVVSSTGVLLGGVLVGDADAYGMLRPLTGHVPPVAPEQLVLPAGLGAPAALGPESLPDDAVICSCHNVTKGAITACSSLPEVKKCTKAGTGCGSCVKTIGMLLPKSGDGGLCACFAQTRQELYEIALALRLTSFTELLDGYGREAARGGEGCETCKPAIASILAALGNGHILDGEQAALQDTNDHFLANLQRNGSYSIVPRIPGGEITPDKLIVIGEVARDFGLYTKITGGQRIDLFGARVDQLPSIWTRLVDAGFESGHAYGKSLRTVKSCVGQTWCRYGVQDSVRMAIDLELRYRGLRSPHKLKSAVSGCARECAEAQSKDFGVIATANGWNLYVGGNGGASPRHADLLAQDLTDDELVRLIDRFLMFYIRTADRLERTSVWLERIEGGLAHVKDVVVNDSLGICDELEALMAAHVAGYRDEWAETLDDPERLARFVSFVNAPGAPDPSVRFVPERDQIKPELPLLTLGATR, from the coding sequence GTGCGAGGAGCCCCGCCCCGCCTACGACCGGGTCCACCTCACCTCGTACTTCGAGGGGAAGACGCCCGACGAACTGAGCCTCGTCCCGAGGACTTCATGCTGCGGCACGGGATCGAGCTGTATGTCGACGACCCCGCCGAGTCGATCGACCGGGCCGCCCGCACGGTCACCGCCCGCTCGGGGCGGACCTTCGCCTACGACACGCTGGTGATGGCCACCGGGTCATACCCGTTCGTGCCGCCCGTGCCGGGCAAGGACCTCCCCGGCTGTTTCGTCTACCGGACGATCGAGGACCTCCTGGCCATCGAGGCGTACGCGAAGACCGCGACGACCGGCGCGGTGGTGGGCGGCGGGCTGCTCGGCCTGGAGGCGGCCGGAGCGCTCAGCGGGCTGGGCCTTGCCACCCACATCGTGGAGTTCGCGCCCCGGCTGATGCCGGTGCAGGTCGACGAGGGCGGCGGCGCGGCCCTCCTTCGCACCATCGAGAACATGGGCCTCACCGTGCACACGGGGGTCGGCACCCAGGAGATCACGGCCGACGACGAGGGCCGCGTCAATGGAATGACACTTTCTGACAGCTCTCATCTGTCGACCGATCTGGTGGTCTTCTCCGCCGGTGTCCGCCCGCGCGACCAGCTCGCCCGCGACTGCGGACTCGACGTCGGCGAGCGCGGCGGGATCGTCGTCGACGAGCAGTGCCGCACCAGCGACCCCGCCGTGTTCGCGATCGGCGAGTGCGCGCTGGCCGCCGACGGCCGGGTGTACGGCCTGGTCGCACCGGGTTACGACATGGCCGAGACGGCCGCCGACACGATCGCCGCCGTCGGCGGGCGCGCCTTCTCGGGGGCCGATCTGTCGACGAAGCTGAAGCTGCTCGGCGTCGATGTGGCGTCGTTCGGCGACGCGCACGGCACGGCCGACGGCTGCCTGGACGTCGTCTACTCGGACTCGCGCTCCGGCGTCTACAAGAAGCTCGTGGTGTCCTCCACGGGGGTGCTGCTCGGCGGCGTCCTGGTCGGCGACGCCGACGCGTACGGCATGCTGCGCCCGCTCACCGGGCACGTGCCGCCGGTCGCCCCCGAGCAGCTGGTGCTGCCGGCCGGGCTCGGCGCGCCCGCCGCGCTCGGCCCCGAATCCCTGCCGGACGACGCCGTCATCTGCTCCTGCCACAACGTCACCAAGGGCGCGATCACCGCCTGCTCCTCGCTGCCCGAGGTCAAGAAGTGCACCAAGGCCGGTACGGGGTGCGGGAGTTGTGTCAAGACGATCGGCATGCTGCTGCCCAAATCGGGCGACGGCGGCCTGTGCGCCTGCTTCGCGCAGACCCGCCAGGAGCTGTACGAGATCGCTCTCGCGCTGCGGCTTACCTCGTTCACCGAACTCCTCGACGGGTACGGCCGCGAGGCGGCGCGCGGCGGGGAGGGCTGCGAGACCTGCAAGCCGGCCATCGCCTCGATCCTGGCCGCGCTCGGCAACGGGCACATCCTCGACGGCGAGCAGGCCGCCCTCCAGGACACCAACGACCACTTTCTCGCCAACTTGCAACGCAACGGCTCCTATTCGATCGTGCCGCGCATCCCGGGCGGCGAGATCACTCCCGACAAGCTCATCGTCATCGGCGAGGTGGCCCGGGACTTCGGCCTCTACACGAAGATCACCGGAGGTCAGCGCATCGACCTCTTCGGCGCTCGTGTCGATCAACTGCCTTCCATCTGGACCCGGTTGGTGGACGCCGGCTTCGAGTCCGGGCACGCCTACGGCAAGTCGCTCCGCACGGTGAAGTCGTGCGTGGGACAGACCTGGTGCCGTTACGGGGTACAGGACTCGGTGCGGATGGCGATCGACCTGGAGCTGCGCTACCGGGGTCTGCGCTCGCCGCACAAGCTGAAGTCGGCGGTCTCCGGCTGCGCCCGCGAGTGCGCCGAGGCCCAGTCGAAGGACTTCGGTGTGATCGCCACGGCCAATGGCTGGAACCTGTACGTCGGCGGCAACGGCGGAGCGAGCCCGCGCCACGCCGATCTGCTGGCGCAGGACCTGACAGATGACGAACTTGTCCGTCTGATCGACAGGTTCCTGATGTTCTACATCCGCACCGCCGACCGCCTGGAGCGCACCTCCGTGTGGCTGGAGCGGATCGAGGGCGGCCTCGCCCACGTCAAGGACGTGGTGGTGAACGACTCGCTCGGCATCTGCGACGAGCTGGAGGCCCTGATGGCCGCGCACGTGGCGGGCTACCGCGACGAGTGGGCCGAGACCCTCGACGACCCCGAGCGGCTCGCCCGCTTCGTCTCCTTCGTGAACGCGCCCGGCGCACCCGACCCCTCGGTCCGGTTCGTCCCCGAGCGCGACCAGATCAAGCCCGAACTCCCCCTCCTCACCCTGGGAGCAACCCGATGA
- a CDS encoding ferredoxin reductase family protein produces MTIEATDPQPAAYPALSAYLAQQAQQVKQAHQVHPSGVPARGGFDEGDRVRPVGAVVGPPLRVRPRVMRRGVVAGAGAVGLLWGSQAEPSARLDALFASGAHLSGLLAGYGILVMLLLMARVPAVEHGVGADRLARWHALGGRYVLGLVGAHLALAVCGYAAYNGGDLVRSAGQLLGYQGIVAAALGTVALGAAGVSSVRAARARLSQETWRALHFLTYLGAALAFAHQLVGPDVASGPLTVWAWAMVHATVAVLIVWYRGVVPVRQALRHGLRVVEVRDESPDVVSVVMRGTGLDALRAEPGQFMRWRFVQRRLWHTSLPFSLSAPVRDDTVRITVKALGVHSRRMRRLRPGTRVLASGPFGAMTAHRRTRRKVLLLAGGVGITPMRVLFETLPAAPGDLTLLYRAGNAAQLVLRDELEAIAAQRGAALHYLLGPSDASFDPLAPQALRNLVPELAEHDVYLCGPTPMADAAIASLIKAGVLQQRIHTERFCF; encoded by the coding sequence GTGACGATCGAGGCCACCGACCCGCAGCCAGCCGCGTACCCAGCGCTGTCCGCCTACCTGGCGCAGCAAGCGCAGCAAGTGAAGCAGGCGCACCAGGTGCACCCCTCGGGTGTCCCCGCCCGAGGGGGCTTCGACGAGGGGGATCGGGTGCGCCCGGTCGGTGCGGTGGTGGGGCCGCCGCTGCGGGTCCGGCCGCGGGTGATGCGACGCGGGGTGGTGGCGGGGGCCGGGGCGGTGGGGCTGCTGTGGGGGAGCCAGGCCGAGCCGTCCGCGCGGCTGGACGCGCTGTTCGCGAGCGGGGCCCATCTGTCGGGGCTGCTGGCCGGCTACGGAATCCTGGTGATGCTGTTGCTCATGGCCCGCGTGCCGGCCGTGGAACACGGGGTCGGCGCGGACCGGCTGGCGCGTTGGCACGCGCTGGGGGGCCGCTACGTCCTGGGCCTGGTGGGCGCGCACCTGGCGCTGGCGGTGTGTGGATACGCCGCGTACAACGGGGGTGATCTGGTGCGTTCGGCCGGGCAACTGCTCGGCTACCAAGGCATTGTGGCGGCCGCGCTGGGCACGGTCGCATTGGGTGCCGCCGGGGTCAGCTCGGTGCGGGCCGCACGGGCACGGCTCTCGCAGGAGACCTGGCGCGCGCTGCACTTCCTCACCTATCTGGGGGCCGCGCTCGCCTTCGCCCACCAACTCGTCGGCCCCGATGTGGCCTCCGGCCCGCTCACAGTGTGGGCCTGGGCGATGGTGCACGCCACGGTCGCCGTGCTCATCGTCTGGTACCGCGGGGTGGTCCCCGTGCGGCAGGCGCTGCGGCACGGTCTGCGCGTCGTCGAGGTGCGCGACGAGAGCCCGGACGTCGTGTCCGTCGTCATGCGCGGCACCGGGCTCGACGCGCTGCGCGCCGAACCCGGGCAGTTCATGCGCTGGCGGTTCGTGCAACGCAGGCTGTGGCACACCTCGTTGCCGTTCTCGCTGTCCGCACCGGTCAGGGACGACACCGTACGGATCACGGTGAAGGCCCTCGGGGTGCACAGCCGGCGGATGCGGCGGCTTCGCCCCGGGACCCGGGTGCTGGCGAGCGGACCGTTCGGCGCGATGACGGCGCACCGCCGCACCCGCCGCAAAGTGCTGCTCCTGGCGGGCGGCGTCGGCATCACGCCGATGCGGGTCCTCTTCGAGACGCTGCCCGCGGCACCCGGCGACCTCACCCTCCTCTACCGGGCCGGCAACGCCGCACAGTTGGTGCTGCGCGACGAGCTGGAGGCCATCGCCGCGCAGCGCGGGGCCGCGCTGCACTACCTGCTCGGCCCGTCCGACGCGTCCTTCGACCCGCTCGCACCCCAAGCGCTGCGCAACCTCGTTCCCGAGCTGGCCGAACACGACGTCTATCTGTGCGGTCCCACCCCGATGGCCGACGCAGCCATCGCCTCGCTCATCAAGGCGGGAGTGCTCCAACAGCGCATCCACACCGAGCGGTTCTGTTTCTGA
- the cutA gene encoding divalent-cation tolerance protein CutA: MTSADTPTVLTVQTTTDSQDKAAALARGAVEARLAACAQVAGPVTSVYHWAGGIETTQEWQVLFKTTAARYPALERHLLAAHDYETPEIVATPVVAGSPAYLSWITAETVAR, from the coding sequence ATGACATCGGCCGACACGCCGACCGTGCTGACCGTACAGACGACGACCGACAGCCAGGACAAGGCGGCGGCGCTCGCCCGGGGCGCGGTGGAGGCCCGCCTCGCGGCGTGCGCGCAGGTGGCGGGCCCCGTCACCTCCGTCTACCACTGGGCCGGCGGCATCGAGACCACCCAGGAGTGGCAGGTCCTCTTCAAGACCACCGCCGCCCGCTACCCGGCGCTCGAACGCCATCTCCTGGCCGCCCACGACTACGAGACCCCCGAGATCGTCGCCACTCCCGTGGTGGCCGGCAGCCCCGCCTATCTGTCCTGGATCACGGCCGAGACGGTCGCCCGATGA
- a CDS encoding aminotransferase class IV: MTLPYVEIDGRPADAENLLVPALTGGYGHFTAMQVRDGRVRGLAHHLTRLDRANRELFGPALDVQRVRSLIARALAGSGQTDASVRVYVYGPAEAPTPMVVVKGPAEMPSTAQSLLSVPYERPVAHIKHLGGFAQGYYSRLAQRQGFSEALLTGPGGVIAEGAITNIAFWDGTSVVWPDRPALLGITKAVLDPRLAAYGLKSTHREVTLAGLDAYSAAFVTNARGIAPVGRIDERAFAVDAELMKVVWRAFEEAPWDVIDPG, translated from the coding sequence ATGACACTTCCGTACGTCGAGATCGACGGCCGTCCCGCCGATGCCGAGAATCTGCTCGTCCCCGCGCTGACCGGCGGCTATGGCCACTTCACGGCGATGCAGGTTCGTGACGGAAGGGTGCGCGGACTCGCCCACCACCTGACCCGGCTCGACCGGGCCAACCGCGAGCTGTTCGGGCCCGCTCTGGACGTCCAACGCGTCCGCTCGCTGATCGCCCGCGCCCTCGCCGGCTCCGGGCAGACCGACGCGTCGGTACGGGTCTATGTGTACGGGCCGGCCGAGGCGCCCACGCCGATGGTCGTGGTGAAGGGGCCGGCCGAGATGCCGTCCACCGCGCAGTCGCTCCTTTCGGTGCCGTACGAGCGGCCGGTCGCCCACATCAAGCACCTCGGCGGTTTCGCCCAGGGCTACTACAGCCGCCTCGCCCAGCGCCAGGGGTTCAGCGAGGCCCTGCTGACCGGCCCCGGCGGCGTCATCGCGGAGGGCGCGATCACCAACATCGCGTTCTGGGACGGCACTTCGGTGGTCTGGCCGGACCGTCCCGCGCTGCTCGGCATCACCAAGGCGGTGCTCGACCCGCGGCTCGCGGCGTACGGCCTGAAGTCGACGCACCGCGAGGTGACGCTGGCCGGGCTCGACGCGTACAGCGCGGCGTTCGTCACCAACGCGCGGGGCATCGCGCCGGTGGGCCGGATCGACGAGCGGGCGTTCGCGGTCGACGCGGAGCTGATGAAGGTGGTGTGGCGGGCGTTCGAGGAGGCGCCCTGGGATGTGATCGACCCCGGGTGA
- a CDS encoding sensor histidine kinase → MHRPRFSRFRTFPHWRDRPGPAARAALYSLIALPLALAGLAPVLAALLVGAVLSWTALGLWLIAAAVHGALWLGDVQRALARRLLGLEIEPPERAEASGVFGWRRSVLGGRPGWRAVGCALAAPLTALLPLAAVYIGVVQGVLLSLYPVLKRWNYFTIREPDGSVRQVGLEVGGVELDSWPRWLLPFAVGLLLLYAAPWLIRHALTPHRLLLTALLGPDRADQRIRTLEETRAQAVDDAAATLRRIERDLHDGTQARLVGLAMHLTMIRELVAGGAEQDRILKVVETAQGNAKQAVADLRHLVKGIHPPVLDQGLETALATLAADSALPVRVSGGIEGRPSPAIESIAYFCTAELLTNAAKHSGASEVSVTVHGAAKILLLTVEDNGRGGAVVGAGSGLAGLRARVRTVDGSLTCDSPPGGPTVVSVLLPFR, encoded by the coding sequence ATGCACCGCCCGCGCTTTTCGCGCTTCCGGACATTCCCCCACTGGCGCGACCGGCCGGGCCCGGCCGCCCGCGCCGCGCTCTACTCGCTGATCGCGCTGCCGCTCGCACTGGCCGGCCTCGCCCCGGTCCTCGCGGCCCTGCTCGTCGGCGCGGTGCTGTCGTGGACGGCGCTCGGCCTCTGGCTCATTGCCGCCGCGGTCCATGGCGCCCTGTGGCTCGGAGACGTTCAACGAGCCCTGGCGCGGCGGCTGTTGGGGCTTGAGATCGAACCCCCGGAGCGGGCGGAGGCGAGCGGGGTGTTCGGCTGGCGGCGCTCGGTGCTGGGCGGCCGGCCCGGCTGGCGGGCGGTGGGCTGCGCCCTGGCGGCCCCGCTGACCGCGCTCCTTCCCCTGGCCGCCGTCTACATCGGCGTGGTGCAGGGCGTGCTGCTGAGCCTGTATCCCGTGCTGAAGCGCTGGAACTACTTCACGATCCGGGAGCCCGACGGCTCCGTACGGCAGGTGGGCCTGGAGGTGGGAGGAGTGGAGCTGGACAGCTGGCCCCGGTGGCTGCTGCCCTTCGCCGTCGGTCTGCTGCTCCTGTACGCGGCGCCGTGGCTGATCCGTCACGCGCTCACCCCGCACCGGCTGCTGCTCACCGCACTCCTCGGGCCGGACCGGGCGGATCAGCGCATCCGAACCCTGGAGGAGACCCGCGCCCAGGCCGTCGACGACGCGGCGGCCACCTTGCGCCGCATCGAACGCGACCTCCACGACGGGACCCAGGCCCGCCTGGTGGGCCTGGCCATGCACCTCACGATGATCCGCGAACTGGTGGCGGGCGGCGCGGAACAGGACAGGATCCTCAAGGTCGTCGAGACGGCACAGGGCAACGCCAAGCAGGCCGTCGCCGATCTACGGCACCTGGTGAAAGGCATCCACCCGCCCGTGCTCGACCAGGGTCTGGAGACGGCGCTCGCCACCCTCGCGGCCGACAGCGCGCTGCCCGTGCGGGTCAGCGGGGGGATCGAGGGGAGACCGAGCCCCGCGATCGAGTCCATCGCCTACTTCTGCACGGCGGAACTGCTGACCAACGCGGCCAAGCACAGCGGGGCTTCGGAGGTGAGCGTCACCGTGCACGGCGCGGCGAAGATCCTGCTGCTCACCGTCGAGGACAACGGGCGCGGGGGAGCGGTGGTCGGCGCCGGCAGCGGCCTCGCCGGGCTCCGGGCGAGGGTGCGTACCGTCGACGGCTCCCTGACCTGCGACAGCCCACCGGGAGGGCCTACGGTGGTGAGTGTGCTGCTGCCTTTCCGATGA